One Odontesthes bonariensis isolate fOdoBon6 chromosome 12, fOdoBon6.hap1, whole genome shotgun sequence genomic window, AGTATTTGCAGGCAGTCTTAATTGTATTTTAGTCCCGTTCTGCACCCAGGAGCTTGTATTACAATATTATTAATATCAAAAATCCCAATGAGTCACTTTTTTAGATCTAAATTTAATCAGAGCTGATATAGTGGGCAGGGCCTGATCAGGCCCCtgaagctgaccaatcagagcttagTAGgtttttaaaggggaagttcgttttttttaaaagttggttgaattttttcaaaaaagagTCGGGATGGAAAAAGCTTAAGTTTTCATTAAATTCAAACACTTAGCAGGTTTCCctccttaaaggagaagttcgtttttttttctttttaaacctggaccttatttctggcataaaatacgttcatcggtcggcatccttcggaagatatttagatccctcacatcggcgtatatccatataacgggagagaacagagacaatacagcctctaaataaggcattatctgtctttatttcaccaatactttaagaccaatgaatgactgaacgcgtactattgcactgttagctcagagctgccgtgttgttgttatccggggctatcggggggcttataggaagctttctacacacgcattCTGACATTTCTGCCacaaataaggtccaggtttaaaaaaacaacaaaaaacttctcctttaaagagGGAAACCTGAACTTTAAGGAGGTGCTAAGTGTTTGAATTTAATaaaaactaagctttttctATCCTGActcttttttgaaaaaattcaAACCAACTCTTTCCAATGTGCAGCCATTTCATGAtgtttaaggatttttttttttttttaccagaaatGGATAAAAATTGGCTCATTTCTGGACTATAGTGATATTAGATCAAGCTTAGAGTTTATATTCTGGAACAAGCTGGTGGACCTGGTAGCATGGATAAAAATATAAAGCTCTCTAGCTCCAGCTATTGTGCAAAAAGTCCATTTTGATATAATTTAAGTGGTATCACAGAAAATGACTGAGTCTCTTTCTAAGGACGTGAAtattaaagcaacactagagacGTTTCTGAACCCTAAAATCATGTGCTTCCGACTCGTTTTGAACTAAACTGACCTTTGTTATTCACATTCTTGGATCTGAAACTGCGCCGTTTAGCTTTAACTTGatatttttgtgggcttttgatggtgtctttgtggcctcttaaACAAAGCCAAAAATGAATGTGTATGGCTCAAATTCCATAGCTGTAGGGGTAGCCAAAGAGCTGGAACTATTTGCCAAATTCTCTGGTGTTACTTTAACTGATGCCTCTGTCCGATTCAAATCCAGGACGCTGGGTCGTTCAACATGCGCCTGTACGAGCGGATCGAGTTCGGCGGCCAGATGATGGACCTGGTCGATGACTGTCCTTGCGTCATGGACCGCTTCCACGTAAACGACATCTTCTCCTGCAACGTGGCCAAgggcagctgggtgttctacgAGCATCCGAACTACCGCGGCAGGATGTACCTGATCAGGCCGGGAGTGTACAAAAGGTTCAGCGAATGGGGCGGCAGGAGCGCCAAGGTCGGCTCCATCAGACGCATCATGGACTACTGACCTGCTGTGCAGGATCAATGATAGGCTACAGGACTCCAGAAAGcacaaaacactgaaaatacCAACCTGTTTTTTGATAATATTTAGAAAGATTATCATTTTTAAGTGTGTTCATGCATGAGAGGTTTAGCTTCATTAAAACCGGCTCTGGTTTGATCTGGCGCAGATCGTTTCTTCAGAGGTGAATGCTGACATTCGAGCCTTTAGCAGAGCAGGTGGGTCTTCCTCTGCTTCAAAATAAACTACTGCAGCTCAATTGAGACATAAATGGCGCACATAACGAACACTTGTACAGTACTTGGGTCTTTTGTTCGTCTATATGTTGGAGCTACGCGGCTCATTACATATAGTACATGTATATGAATATttgaactagggctgggcaacgattaaaatgtttaatctaattaatcacatgatttccctgattaatcacgattaatcgcatttgtacgcagaatccaaaaatgaatccaaaagtagtgtatagcttttagcatttagctttattttaaatgtgctgccatatgaatgaaagtgccataacatttgttgtgcaaacacacttttaacatcagcatctttctgtagtttttatgtagaagcctcgctccactgtctgtttccttgaatgacttgctgctatcagttgtgtgttttgcctttaagtgatattttagactggaactactacgctgagaagacaattcaacttggctgtaaatgcaggagttttttttaatttattttgaaatacgtgcttttatgttgaaacaagtaaaacaggaagtatcgccagttcacacagagaccgagcagcacctgtagcggtgatgttacctgctagtttatctttattttattcctccatgcttcgtggtgtttgctgtaactgtgtgaatgtgatgcattcagcagacttttacaataataaaacctgcgttaatgggtgataaaatatttatcggtgttaaataataaacaagttaatgcgataataaagatttcagttAAGCGAGTTaagtcgcccagccctaattttaacaCTATTTAACTTGCTAATTTGACTCCTTTTCACGTTTTAAAAGGTTCCTTGTGACATTTCCACTCGTAAAAGAAAATACCAACATTTACTTAAATCCAACAAATGCTTTTGGCAGTTTGTAAGTCATAAAAAAAGTCCCAGTGAGGATGGCAAAAACCAACCAggacttaaagcaacactagagaagcACACTAACCTTTGTTACGAACATTCCAGGGACTGAAACTGCCCTGGAGCGCCCGGAGGctgagataccgcagttcacGCCCTGCACCACATTGTTTTTCTTCACGCTCACTTTACATTTTTGTGAGTTTGATGGCATCTTTGTGACAAAAAAAGTCATGTGAATGGCTgcacatgtgcagggctcagagAGAAATGTGGTTTAATGACTGTAGGGGGCGCCAAAGAGCAGAATATTAGCCAAATTCTCTTGTGTtacgttaaagggatagttcgtgctgccgcctgctgacagccgcgcctgttacggtgtttactgcacGGTCTactcatgtcaaaagaggccaactatccctttaacgttAACCCTGATCTTCAGATGGACACATAATTGATTTAGCAGCCACACAGATAATGATATCCATCATGACACGCAACATAAAAAGTAGATTAAGATGAAAAACAGcccatttacttaaaaaaaaaacatgttaaaaatcCATAAATAATTAAGATAAAAGTGCTTCGGATCCACAAAAAATGACACATGAGCAAAAGACGATAGTATCGATAAAGATGTCTTGAATTGAGCCACAATAAGACCAATTTCTGGacttaaataaaagaaaatatgtaaaTAGCTTCAACTTGTTCAGTTCAGTGACAGCAGCGGGAGGAAAGCAGTCCTGTAGCACTTTGTTCTACATCCTGGGACTTTAAAAACCTCCATCCAGAGGGAAGAAGCTGAGAATCCCCGATGGGCGACCTAAGATAAAACAGGTCCAGCGTAGAGGGATGCTGATGAGACTAACCGACAGATGATCAGAGCGGATTACAATCCCGTCCTCTAAAGATGGAGGATACCAAcgaaaaaaacttcaaattaaAGTTTGATAAAACGTGGTCATGATCCTTTGACGACACAAACgtcgttaaacacatcaaacactCGTAATTCTAACAGAAATCTTTAGAGCAGCGTGAATCTGGTTTAAAAAGATTGGATGAATTTACAGCGAGCGTTTCGACCAACAGAAGCAGCACCTAGATTAGACAGATTGTCTCGTCATCTCAATTAAACGATGCGGCTCTTTATCTGTTTATTGTTCAGAAGCATTTTCGGGAGGAAATTGTGATGAACATGGTGGAAAACACAATGACACACATAACACCAAGAGTCATCTCTACATAAACAGATTTCTGCCCCACTCTGATCCATCGCGGCCCTGTGGGATGCATTTGAATGACAAAGCTTTATGCTGTGCAATCACACAGCtgccctttctttctttttttttataaagcacACTGGCTTGGCTCGGGAACAGTGTTGACCAGTGATGCAGTCTGACGCCACCTTAGCCATGGGAAAGGTAAAGAAACCCCGTCTTACTCGCTCTTTTCATCTGCCACGAAAAAAAACTCTTACATGTGTCACTTTTCGTAGATCATTTTCTTCGAAGACAGAAACTTCCAAGGACGCTCTCACGAGTGCAGCAGCGACTGCGCCGACCTGCACGCCTTCTTCAACAGATGCAACTCCATCAGGGTGGAGAGCGGCTGCTTTATGGTCTACGAGAGGCCCAACTACATGGGCAACCAGTTCTACCTGAAGCGAGGGGAGTACTCTGACAACCAGGGGGTGATCGGCATCAATGACTGCGTCAGTTCTTGCCGTATGATTCCGCAGGTAGGTCAGAATTTGTTGGaaaagctgctttttaaagacaTATTTAAAGCTTGTTTTAGTAAAGTCAGTTGAGATGTATTGTTTTTTACCCGGCGCCAGTATCAAGGCTCCTACAGGATGAGGCTCTACGAGCGCTTCGACATGTCCGGCAAGGTGCACGAGCTCCTGGAGGACTGCCCAAACCTCCAGGAACAGATCAGCATGTCCGACTTCAACTCCTGCAGCGTGACAGACGGCCACTGGCTGCTGTACGACCAGCCCAACTACAAGGGCAGGGTGTACTACCTGAGGCCCGGCGAGTACCGCAGATACAGCGAATGGGGAGGCGCCAGCCCCAAGATCGGCTCCATTCGAAGAATCACGGACTTCAACTGAAACCCATGCATATTTCCCTAGTTTTAACTGTCATGTCTTTCAAATAAACTCTAAAACTTACCTTCGGCTCTGTGTCTTTGCTACTTCGGCTGCTGTTTGTTCACCAAAACACTCCTCAAACTACCCACAGTAGCTTCCGGCTAGCTTGTGCTCTGTAGTTGAATCGCCTCTATGCTTAGACGTGCCATCCCAAACAATGCCGGAGCTACCCTCTCCTGGCTTGTGCCCCTGATGGGATCAGCTGGCCTCTGTGTTGGCAGACTTTATCCACACTGTTAGTGGCAGCAGGCCCTGTAAAAAGAGGTCATTACAATTATAAATCAGAAAGGTTGACTCCATACGAGCCACCGGCCTTTGCTATCGGGGGGCCGTCGACTTTGGATCGAGCTGCCCGAGGAAATAAGGCTCACAGAATCAGAGACTTCCTTTAAATCACACCTTATAAATGTCCTTAAATAACACTTTAAAGTGTTGTTCCCTGTTTTTTGTTTCCTGTTTCATTAACTTGTAGTTGTTTGGCTCACAGTTTCCTCCGTCTGATCTGTAAACTTCATAAATAAAGATATAATAACACCAATTATTATTGATATTACAGCAGAACATGACAGGGAGTGTGAGGAACCAGCCGTTACGTAGGTGTTTAACGAACCGATGAGTCGTATATGAACCTATAAACCTTTATTTCCCACAACATGATGCTTTCCAACAGCTTATgattcaaaacaaacagaagtCGGTCATAGCTGCCTTTACATTATTGAAGAACGAAt contains:
- the LOC142396963 gene encoding gamma-crystallin M2-like, which produces MGKIIFYEEKNFSGRHFECSNDCGDLLSSLSRCSSIRVESGCFMVYEKPNFTGNQYYLRRGDYPDFHQWTGVNESISSCRHIPTDAGSFNMRLYERIEFGGQMMDLVDDCPCVMDRFHVNDIFSCNVAKGSWVFYEHPNYRGRMYLIRPGVYKRFSEWGGRSAKVGSIRRIMDY
- the LOC142396962 gene encoding gamma-crystallin M2-like isoform X1 — its product is MGKIIFFEDRNFQGRSHECSSDCADLHAFFNRCNSIRVESGCFMVYERPNYMGNQFYLKRGEYSDNQGVIGINDCVSSCRMIPQYQGSYRMRLYERFDMSGKVHELLEDCPNLQEQISMSDFNSCSVTDGHWLLYDQPNYKGRVYYLRPGEYRRYSEWGGASPKIGSIRRITDFN
- the LOC142396962 gene encoding gamma-crystallin S-1-like isoform X2, with translation MGKIIFFEDRNFQGRSHECSSDCADLHAFFNRCNSIRVESGCFMVYERPNYMGNQFYLKRGEYSDNQGVIGINDCVSSCRMIPQVGSYRMRLYERFDMSGKVHELLEDCPNLQEQISMSDFNSCSVTDGHWLLYDQPNYKGRVYYLRPGEYRRYSEWGGASPKIGSIRRITDFN